The Pseudopipra pipra isolate bDixPip1 chromosome 6, bDixPip1.hap1, whole genome shotgun sequence genome includes a region encoding these proteins:
- the ISM2 gene encoding isthmin-2 isoform X3 produces MPLIRGQVVLILSFVFLTTFVAVVRGLPVRKHRSNSPKERSSKLAEVSASSNPRSAGDEELPPSGKARGLRRSGQAGPRRHRRRGVAQQAARSPAVPQPSSAGQEESLPFMLNLQSLPGLANVDLSAQNPNIQVTIEVVDDPQAEMEMDLLKETRNDWSLTSSEWLSHKDLFWPLFWEYTDPAEGEEEEEEEEEEEEEEEEEDDNLDVGDREEEEEDEEEDYTAEYEEEESMLSGVGGNWDQRWPGQKNWIFKEKYNYDYEDEDEWSLWSPCSTTCGSGNQKRTRSCGYACTATESRTCDLPHCPGAEGEMVFPTEETPFRSDNTTELFNSEVDSCEKWLNCKSDFLTKYLSKVLTDLPSCPCSYPLEAVYSAVNLRDEQQGKSFRWRDASGPKERLDIYKPTARFCLRSMLSLDSTTLAAQHCCYDEHTRLITRGKGAGVPNLISTEFSPELHYKVDMLPWILCKGDWSRYHAVRPPNNGQQCADNPTEEEYLSQLQEAKEY; encoded by the exons gtCTCTGCCTCATCCAACCCTCGTTCGGCAGGGGATGAGGAGCTGCCACCATCAGGCAAGGCACGGGGGCTGAGGCGGAGCGGGCAGGCTGGCCCACGGCGGCACAGGCGTCGGGGGGTGGCTCAGCAggctgccaggagcccagcagtgccccagcccagcagtgctggccaGGAGGAGAGCCTGCCCTTCATGCTGAACCTGCAGAGCTTGCCGGGGCTGGCCAATGTGGACCTGAGTGCCCAGAACCCCAACATTCAG GTGACCATTGAAGTGGTGGATGATCCTCAGGCCGAGATGGAGATGGACTTGTTGAAGGAGACAAGAAATGACTGGTCTCTGACATCCTCTGAGTGGTTGTCCCACAAGGACCTGTTCTGGCCCCTCTTCTGGGAATACACTGACcctgctgagggggaggaggaggaggaggaagaggaggaagaagaggaagaagaggaggaagaggatgacAACCTGGATGTAGGGGacagggaggaagaagaagaggatgaggaggaagatTACACAGCAGAGTATGAGGAGGAAGAGTCCATGCTCAGTGGAGTGGGAGGTAATTGGGACCAGCGATGGCCTGGGCAGAAGAACTGGatctttaaggaaaaatataattacG ACTATGAAGATGAGGATGAGTGGAGCCTGTGGTCCCCTTGCAGCACTACCTGTGGCAGTGGGAACCAGAAGAGGACCCGGTCCTGTGGTTATGCCTGCACAGCAACGGAGTCGAGGACCTGTGACCTGCCACACTGCCCTG gTGCAGAAGGGGAAATGGTCTTCCCCACAGAAGAGACACCTTTCAGAAGTGACAACACCACAGAACTGTTCAACTCAG AGGTAGACAGCTGTGAGAAGTGGCTGAACTGCAAGAGTGACTTCCTCACCAAGTACCTGAGCAAAGTGCTGACAGACCTGcccagctgcccctgctcctACCCACTGGAGGCTGTCTACAGTGCCGTCAACCTGCGGGATGAGCAGCAGGGCAAGAGCTTCCGATGGCGGGATGCCAGTGGCCCCAAGGAGCGCCTGGACATCTACAAGCCCACAGCACGCTTCTGCCTGCGCTCCATGCTCTCCCTGGACAGCACCACCCTggctgcccagcactgctgctatGACGAGCACACCCGCCTCATCACCCGCGGTAAGGGGGCTGGCGTCCCCAACCTCATCAGCACCGAGTTCTCCCCGGAGCTGCACTACAAAGTGGACATGCTGCCCTGGATCCTTTGCAAGGGTGACTGGAGCCGGTATCACGCTGTCCGGCCCCCCAACAATGGGCAACAGTGTGCTGACAACCCCACTGAGGAGGAGtacctctcccagctgcaggaggcCAAGGAGTACTAG